The Cytobacillus firmus genome segment GTGTCAGAATGCCCCATCCAGGCTCAAGTACAGAAAGCGCGTACTGTCCGATTGACTCGCAAACTTTTTCATCCTCAGCACGAATTTTTTCTGCTTCCTCTTTCAGAGCCTGCTTTATTTCCTTAGCAGCTTTGCCTTCTTCTTTCTGGAAACGGGCTTCCATGCGGTCGAGCGCCCAAAACAGATTGACAGCAGTTGGCCGTGATGACGCCAAGTATTCTTTCGCTTTTTTAAAATCCAGATAAAGTTCTTCATAGCTTTCTGCTGCTGATTGCTTTGTGCCCAAATAAACACCGTAAGCCGCGGCAATTCCAATGGCAGGTGCACCTCGGACCTTTAAATGATAGATTGCATCCCATATATCCTTTAATTCTTTCAAATGCAAAAAGTTCTTTTCATTCGGCAGAACTGTTTGATCTAATAGAATGAGTGTATTGTTTTCATCGTCCAATCTGACAGACTGGATGACATCCACTGGTTTCCCCATCATGCTGCCTCCTCTAGAATCTTTTTTCACAGTCTTTCAAAGTACGCACAAAATCCTCTCCTGTTTTAATAGATTCCCTATCCATAATAAACATTTTTCCTGCTGCCAGACAAATCATTTCTGCTGCAGCTCTGCTGGTGTAATCTTCAATGGATGTGACATCCTTTACAGATGCCAGCCCGATAATTCTCCTGCATAATTCAAGTCCTGTGACGGCTGCTGTGTCACGCAGGATTGTATCAAGATAGTATTCCTTAAAGCCTTCATAACTGGCAGTTTGTTCAGTTGCCTTCTCATCCCAGGCCTGCAGGAATTTCGTTTGGAACAAGTCAATAATATCTTCTATTGTGTTTTCAAGATAACCAAGCTGGTCGGTTCTTGCTTCATCTTCAGTGATGGTATATTTCGCGTTTACATAGGCAAAAATCAGGTTGGCAATCACGTTTCCGACATCGTATCCGGCCGGGCCATAAAAGGCGAACTCAGGATCAATGATTTTAGTAGAATCTTCTTTTACAAAAATTGAGCCTGTGTGCAGATCGCCATGAAGCAGGGACTGGGCATTGGTCATAAACTCAAATTTAAGCTTTGCCGTTTCAAGCTGAAGCTTTGGATCCTCCCAAATTTCCTTTTTGGCAAATTCCCTGGTGCCTTCAAACACTTCATTTCTCACACAATCGTAAAACGGTTCTGTGAAGACGAGATCCTCTGAAATTTCGCATAGTTCCGGGTTTGTGAATTTTTGGACGAGCTCTTTCTTTTCCTTATGTCCCATTACGACATCGGACGTAAGCAACAGGGTATTTACCAGGAAGCTCGAGATATGGTCAGCAAACAGCGGGAATTTTTCATGCTGCATGAAGGCTGTTCTCATAATAGTGTAATCTGACAGATCCTCCATTGCAGTACAATTCATTACTGGATCGTAGTTAAACACTTGTGGCACGAAGCCTGGAGCGAGCTTGTTTTGCAGATCAAGAATTTCGTATTCAATGCGGTTGCGGTCAGGAGACAGCTTAAATTCATCTGATATTCTGGCAACCGGTCCGGCCTGCTTGATAATCAGAGACTTCTTGTGTTTATGGTCAGTCAGCCTGAAAACATAGTTCAAATTGCCATCTCCAATTTCCCTGGAGTCCAATTCAGCATCCGGAGCAAAATAATTCAGCCTCGTTTTGGCATATTCAATGGCTTCCTGTTCAGTCATCGTAAAATAAGCGGATGTAAAAACAGTCATGCAAAAAGCCTCCCATACGAATCTTTTTAATAGTATCTATTATTTTGTTAATTTAATATATTATAAAATATCTAAAAACTATTATGTGGCCTGGGGTTCGACAATCGTTTTTTAAATATTCCACTTTTAAACTTCGAAAAAAAAGCCGCTTTAAGAGCAGCTCCATTCATTACCGCTATTTAATGCTTCTAATCGCCTGCAGGACGTTCGAGTATACTTCAAGGGATGATAGGTCAATGCCCAGTGTAACGGCTCTTTTTGCCAAATCCGGTCTGACACCTGTGGCAATGGTATTGACTCCAATCAGCTGGAGAATATTCCGGATATCAAAAATATGATTGGCAATTTCAACATCTATATTCACCGTGCCGGAAAAATCGATAATTAAGGTTTCGATTCCCAGCTGGCTGACCCGAGGGACTGTCTTCTCAATGATGATTTGAGCTCTGTCATAGTCTATGCTGCCGATCAATGGAAGTATTGCAATGCTGCCCTGAATTGGTACAATGGTTGCAGACAGCTCATTTACCTGGGATTGGGTCTCTTTTAATTGTTCTTCGGAGTGCCGTTCAAAGGCAAATACGGTCTCATTAACACTGATGTCCAGCATAAAGTTCACTTTTTTGACAATAGTAATAATTTCTTCAGCCGTTAATTCAAACTTTTTGCTAATATCATTTAATCTATCAGTAAAAACGAGGCGGGTATCCGGATACCGGATGACGATATCAGAAATTTTTCCTCCCTTGGAGGCAGCCCGTTCGCCATTTCCCTTGCTCCATTCAACCAGTCCTTCAGGAATCCTCTCATTGCTGCTTGCAATCATCGTTCCCAGGAACTTCATAAACTCCACATACATCGAAACGGCAGCCTTAAATTCCTGTTTTGGAATTTCAAAACCAAATCGTTTTACGATTTCTGTAACCAGCTCTTCTGATAATACCTCCGCATTTTGAGTAAGATACGCTGAAACTTTATGAATAGGCTCCATGTGTATATATCTCCCCTCTTATGTCTTGCTTCGATTATATCCTACTATATCTTCAAAATGACAGAATGGGAAATAAATAGGAAGATTTCCCTAATGGGAAAGACCGCTGTTTTCAAGCTTTTTATAAATACTGAGAGCCTCTATTAAAAACTCCCTATCATACCCTGTCTTTTCATGAATCCGGGCCGCCCATTCTTCAATAGATTCTGCGGGAGCATCATGGTGCAGGCCTCCTGTGGTACTGAGGAAACTTTTCCAGTTATAAAATTCCCAGTGTGCGGTTTCGTCTTTATAGGAAATCCGCTGCTCCACCAAAGCTTTTGGATAAATCGTGTTTTGCGATCTTTCGGCTGCTTCCAGAAAGGATTTCAGTTCAACCGGATCCGTATCATAACGTTGCCGCGATATTTTACCGTTAGGGCGGTGATAGGCAATTTCCAGCTGCCCGCTTTCAGATGAAACCTGGACATCTGCCGCAGGGAAAAACCCGCTTATCCTTTTGGTAGTAAAATCCCGGGCCTTTGAATCAATTAATATGGGCTGCAGCCATTGGTCGCCCAGATCACATAGAAAGCGGCGGCCTTCTTCATCCACCGCCACCACTGCTGCATGGGCAGAAGGTGTTTTCAATTCGTGGCCAACCGGATATGCCTGAATTCCTGCCTCTTTAAATTCGTGCAGAAGCCATATCGCGAGGTCAAAACAGTTTCCGGCAATGCCATATTGGGCACGGTGCTCCTGCATTAAAGAAACATCCCTCTGCTTTTTCGTTCCTGCTTTATCGTAGTACCATGCTTTT includes the following:
- a CDS encoding STAS domain-containing protein; the protein is MEPIHKVSAYLTQNAEVLSEELVTEIVKRFGFEIPKQEFKAAVSMYVEFMKFLGTMIASSNERIPEGLVEWSKGNGERAASKGGKISDIVIRYPDTRLVFTDRLNDISKKFELTAEEIITIVKKVNFMLDISVNETVFAFERHSEEQLKETQSQVNELSATIVPIQGSIAILPLIGSIDYDRAQIIIEKTVPRVSQLGIETLIIDFSGTVNIDVEIANHIFDIRNILQLIGVNTIATGVRPDLAKRAVTLGIDLSSLEVYSNVLQAIRSIK
- the mtnK gene encoding S-methyl-5-thioribose kinase, encoding MTVFTSAYFTMTEQEAIEYAKTRLNYFAPDAELDSREIGDGNLNYVFRLTDHKHKKSLIIKQAGPVARISDEFKLSPDRNRIEYEILDLQNKLAPGFVPQVFNYDPVMNCTAMEDLSDYTIMRTAFMQHEKFPLFADHISSFLVNTLLLTSDVVMGHKEKKELVQKFTNPELCEISEDLVFTEPFYDCVRNEVFEGTREFAKKEIWEDPKLQLETAKLKFEFMTNAQSLLHGDLHTGSIFVKEDSTKIIDPEFAFYGPAGYDVGNVIANLIFAYVNAKYTITEDEARTDQLGYLENTIEDIIDLFQTKFLQAWDEKATEQTASYEGFKEYYLDTILRDTAAVTGLELCRRIIGLASVKDVTSIEDYTSRAAAEMICLAAGKMFIMDRESIKTGEDFVRTLKDCEKRF